One region of Corynebacterium capitovis DSM 44611 genomic DNA includes:
- a CDS encoding SDR family oxidoreductase codes for MEKIAVVTGGSAGIGEAAARALAGDGWTVYVAARRVERCEAVAREIGGVAVELDVTDQGSVDDLAQRLERVDLLVNNAGGARGLDYLRDAKEDDWRWMYETNVYGTVRVTKALYPQLKAAQGLVVNIGSVAGTDAYKGGSGYNAAKFGLRGLTRALRREEAENSIRVTEIDPGRVQTDFSLNRLGDKEKAAAVYEGKLNLSAADIAEAIRWVASLPPHVNVDTLSIMPTDQAER; via the coding sequence ATGGAGAAGATTGCGGTTGTGACAGGCGGCTCAGCGGGAATCGGGGAGGCCGCGGCCCGGGCGCTAGCGGGTGATGGCTGGACTGTCTACGTGGCGGCCCGGCGCGTCGAGCGTTGTGAAGCGGTTGCGCGCGAGATCGGAGGTGTTGCGGTTGAGTTGGATGTGACGGACCAGGGAAGCGTCGACGATCTAGCTCAGCGCCTCGAGCGCGTTGACTTGCTGGTCAACAACGCGGGAGGGGCGAGGGGCCTCGATTACCTGCGCGACGCCAAGGAGGATGACTGGCGCTGGATGTACGAGACGAACGTCTACGGCACCGTGCGCGTGACCAAGGCCCTGTACCCGCAGCTCAAAGCGGCGCAAGGGCTGGTGGTAAACATTGGCTCGGTGGCAGGGACAGATGCCTACAAGGGTGGGTCCGGGTACAACGCCGCGAAGTTCGGGCTGCGGGGGCTGACGCGGGCACTGCGTCGCGAAGAGGCGGAGAACTCGATCCGCGTCACCGAGATCGACCCCGGGCGCGTGCAGACCGACTTCTCGCTGAACCGCTTGGGTGACAAGGAGAAAGCGGCGGCCGTTTACGAGGGTAAACTGAACCTGAGCGCCGCCGACATCGCCGAGGCCATCCGCTGGGTGGCCAGCCTGCCGCCGCACGTCAACGTCGATACCCTGAGCATCATGCCCACCGACCAAGCCGAGCGCTAA
- a CDS encoding RNA-binding S4 domain-containing protein produces the protein MDVEITGESIRLGQFLKLSGLAESGGQAKELIAEGEVTVNGRAAESRGQSLADGDVVAALGTTATVRGT, from the coding sequence ATGGATGTCGAGATCACAGGCGAGTCGATCAGACTCGGGCAGTTCCTTAAACTGTCCGGCCTAGCCGAGTCCGGTGGCCAAGCCAAAGAGCTCATCGCCGAGGGCGAGGTCACAGTCAACGGTCGCGCGGCGGAGTCGCGGGGCCAATCGCTTGCCGACGGCGACGTGGTCGCCGCCCTGGGCACCACCGCAACCGTGAGGGGAACGTAA
- a CDS encoding VOC family protein gives MPAFEAVEGMPYWQDLATTDTAKSAYFYATLLGWKVEDLFARKDGLPVAGFVPQDDDVWVTYFLLRGAGDIEKLGGKVLAETDVALGRMTLCADPAGAMFGLIDPAGEERFVAAGEPGTPVWREYVAGYKGRECIDFYAELFDWEVREEDGYYLALHDGAPFLGMRVEEDMEMTGFWETYFGVADVQDAARRAPELGGEVLLGPELSPFGPLAVVADANGATVTLCEIDAPVEEGDEAESLFDL, from the coding sequence ATGCCAGCATTCGAAGCCGTGGAAGGCATGCCCTACTGGCAGGACCTGGCCACGACCGACACCGCGAAGTCCGCCTACTTCTACGCCACGCTGCTGGGCTGGAAGGTAGAGGATCTGTTTGCTCGCAAGGACGGGTTGCCCGTGGCCGGTTTCGTGCCACAGGACGACGACGTGTGGGTGACGTACTTCCTGCTCAGGGGCGCGGGGGACATCGAGAAGCTGGGCGGAAAAGTGCTTGCTGAAACTGACGTCGCGCTCGGCCGGATGACGCTGTGCGCGGACCCCGCGGGGGCGATGTTCGGCCTCATCGACCCGGCGGGTGAGGAGCGGTTCGTCGCCGCTGGCGAGCCCGGCACCCCGGTGTGGCGCGAGTACGTCGCCGGGTACAAGGGCCGCGAGTGCATCGACTTCTATGCCGAGCTGTTCGACTGGGAGGTGCGGGAAGAAGACGGCTATTACCTCGCTCTTCACGACGGCGCGCCCTTCCTGGGCATGCGCGTCGAGGAGGACATGGAGATGACCGGGTTCTGGGAGACATATTTTGGCGTCGCCGACGTGCAGGACGCCGCGCGCCGGGCGCCCGAGCTGGGCGGCGAGGTCCTGCTGGGGCCGGAACTGTCGCCCTTCGGCCCCCTCGCCGTGGTGGCCGACGCAAACGGGGCGACCGTTACCCTGTGCGAGATCGATGCGCCAGTGGAAGAAGGGGACGAGGCGGAATCGCTGTTTGACCTCTAG
- a CDS encoding M13 family metallopeptidase: MNDLFEEVNGRWVAEHVIPADRGIDGAFYALRDKAEADVRALLSSGAGRGGDLYTSFMDTDAINAAGTRPLDQDLDKLNVSTISELAHNFGVLEREGVHGPLSYWVEKDSQGETVVPYAFQSGLGLPDEAYYRSPEHAQTLADYRVHVEKMLGFIEPAYLLGLTPSVAAQRIVNLETQVAASHWDVVTSRDAVATYNPTEVSSLPPIIQALLAGSGVTGGRVIDMMPSFTQDLAGMLRAETFADWQLWGVWAVLRSRAGVLTEQISATNFEFFGTKLSGATEQRDRWKRAVGLAESMVGEEIGRLYVEKHFPVSAKKQIDDVVDVLIRAYHQRIQELEWMGAETRGRALGKLARFRAKVGYPDRWRDFTGLEFSPSGANLLDNVRRGAAFDHDYQLSKVGAPADRDEWVTTPQTVNAFYNPVVNDITFPAAILQPPFFDPDADAAENFGAIGAVIGHEIGHGFDDQGSRYDGDGNLNSWWTDEDRERFEALTSKLVEQFDGLVPAGAEGSVNGAFTLGENIGDLGGLGIAVEAYKLHLREHNLNDGPALPFDDLDGEYTGFQRLFLAWARVWRSKARPEMANQLLAIDPHSPSEFRCNVIAANVPEFYEAFDVEKGSKVWLDPADRVTIW; this comes from the coding sequence ATGAACGACCTGTTTGAAGAAGTCAACGGCCGCTGGGTTGCGGAACACGTCATTCCGGCTGACCGTGGAATCGACGGGGCCTTCTACGCCCTGCGGGACAAGGCGGAGGCCGACGTGCGCGCCCTCCTGAGCTCCGGTGCGGGGCGTGGCGGTGACCTCTACACGTCATTCATGGACACAGACGCGATCAACGCCGCTGGTACTCGGCCCCTCGACCAGGACCTAGACAAGCTGAACGTGAGCACTATCAGCGAGCTGGCCCACAACTTCGGTGTCCTCGAGCGCGAGGGCGTCCACGGCCCCCTGTCGTACTGGGTGGAGAAGGACTCGCAGGGCGAGACGGTGGTGCCCTACGCGTTTCAAAGCGGGCTCGGGCTTCCCGACGAAGCCTATTACCGCTCCCCCGAGCACGCGCAAACGCTGGCCGACTACAGGGTCCACGTCGAAAAGATGCTGGGTTTCATCGAGCCCGCGTACCTGCTGGGGCTGACCCCGAGCGTGGCGGCGCAGCGGATCGTCAACCTAGAGACGCAGGTGGCGGCCAGCCACTGGGACGTGGTGACATCGCGCGACGCCGTGGCCACCTACAACCCCACGGAGGTGTCCTCCCTCCCCCCGATTATCCAGGCGCTGCTTGCGGGGTCCGGAGTTACGGGCGGGCGCGTCATCGACATGATGCCGTCCTTTACCCAGGATCTTGCTGGCATGCTGCGCGCCGAGACCTTCGCGGACTGGCAGCTGTGGGGGGTGTGGGCCGTTCTGCGGTCCCGGGCCGGTGTGTTGACCGAGCAGATCAGCGCCACGAACTTCGAGTTCTTCGGCACGAAGCTGTCCGGTGCAACCGAGCAGCGCGACCGCTGGAAGCGCGCGGTCGGGCTGGCGGAGTCGATGGTGGGCGAGGAAATCGGCCGCCTGTACGTCGAGAAGCACTTCCCGGTGTCGGCGAAAAAGCAGATCGACGACGTGGTGGACGTCCTCATCCGGGCGTACCACCAGCGGATCCAGGAGCTCGAGTGGATGGGCGCGGAAACCCGTGGCCGGGCGCTCGGGAAACTCGCGCGGTTCCGCGCGAAGGTCGGCTACCCAGACCGCTGGCGCGACTTCACAGGTCTCGAGTTCTCTCCGTCTGGGGCGAACCTGCTGGACAACGTGCGCCGCGGCGCCGCCTTCGACCACGACTACCAGCTGTCCAAGGTCGGTGCGCCCGCCGACCGCGACGAGTGGGTCACCACCCCGCAGACGGTCAACGCTTTCTACAACCCGGTGGTCAACGACATCACTTTCCCCGCCGCCATCCTTCAGCCGCCCTTCTTCGACCCGGACGCAGATGCCGCCGAGAACTTCGGCGCGATCGGTGCCGTCATTGGCCATGAAATTGGCCACGGTTTCGACGACCAGGGCTCGCGCTACGACGGCGACGGCAACCTTAACTCGTGGTGGACCGACGAGGACCGCGAGCGCTTCGAAGCGCTAACCTCCAAGCTGGTCGAGCAGTTCGACGGGCTCGTTCCGGCGGGCGCGGAGGGCAGCGTCAACGGCGCGTTCACGCTCGGTGAGAACATCGGCGACCTCGGTGGCCTCGGCATCGCCGTGGAGGCCTACAAGCTCCACCTGCGCGAACACAACCTCAACGACGGCCCGGCGCTCCCCTTCGACGACCTCGACGGGGAGTACACGGGCTTCCAGCGCCTCTTCCTCGCCTGGGCGCGGGTCTGGCGCTCCAAGGCCCGGCCTGAGATGGCGAACCAGCTGCTCGCCATCGACCCCCACTCCCCCAGCGAATTCCGCTGCAACGTCATCGCCGCGAACGTGCCGGAGTTCTACGAGGCGTTTGACGTCGAGAAGGGGTCCAAGGTGTGGCTCGACCCTGCTGACCGGGTGACCATCTGGTGA
- a CDS encoding arabinosyltransferase domain-containing protein has protein sequence MTESKLESRLIAIVSGLVAFVCFVLTPFLPVNQVQSSLSWPQNGSLASVNAPLISLAPDSLEVTVPVSAIGQLREGQSLILGTLPESSQEAADRGLFVTSPSGGIVVNSINKVILELEPEEVSALPADARVVVTEDADGTSVSVPGTSYSEETSEDLRPQVTGIYTELAGGEQSLIDAGLSAQVQINSRFTSSPSAIKLAVMILGALSALVALYSLYRLDGPAERRRLHFRGFKPLDGVVLGVLGFWHVFGANTSDDGFLLTMARVANNSDYMANYYRWYGVPESPFGSPFYDLLSLLARVSTASMWMRLPTLLAGVAIWWILSRQILPRLGEAIAQRRVAYWTAAFVFLAFWLPYNNGTRPEPIIALGLIGTWACFERAIASQRLFPAAAGTLLAAFTLACGPTGLTAVGVFLISLPALFTIMRSRPEGPLTYIAPFLGVGTAVMIPVFHDQTLAAVLEATSVRAEVGPALKWFEEWTRYSTLFEQTVDGSMARRFPMFVFIFSVALILWALTRYGKVPGTSSAPVRRLVAIVALSAFFFMFTPTKWTHHFGVFAGIGGAAAAVAAVVLSRIAMRSARNRWLAIASVMFILTLTLAGWNGWWYVSSFGVPWWDITVQYHGHEANTLMLALTLLALLFALLQGTRPSDGRWSGVMAAPLAIVAVLMVAFSCLTFLKAFISQAPAYSVSMGNVRTFAGNSCALGADVLLETNTNDSFLTPIGVALGDSLDSGSNRGFDPQGVPGTIIAEKGNTTTTDARSSTDSTSSTGSTGSTDSNNSSNNTVKDDSTNPQTEQEQSTTRTETQGNRSPELVGPNGSIVRLPFNLDYARVPVLGTYAENPANGSELETSWYELPQRSEDAPLLVASVAGRIAHHDIDGVEKGGTTLKLEYGTRADDGSVTVLGEAEMLDQGPTPSWRNVRLPLEDLPAEANVVRLVGEDSSLDVDDWLAVTPPRVPTLAPLNSVISSDTPGLLDWTVAFQYPCQRTFNHYAGVAEIPQFRIMPDAPGKKQLSGFMDFLGGGALSTAEAVNYSYEIPGYLKNDWQRDWGSIAKYELRTNSVGEAPALATVDHETVSRSGLWSPGHMKVRPVGEDIDN, from the coding sequence GTGACCGAATCTAAGCTCGAATCCCGCCTGATCGCGATTGTGTCGGGACTGGTGGCCTTTGTCTGCTTCGTCCTCACCCCGTTCCTGCCGGTGAACCAGGTGCAGTCGTCGCTGAGCTGGCCTCAGAACGGCTCGTTGGCGTCGGTCAACGCCCCGCTGATCTCGCTCGCGCCGGACAGCCTCGAGGTCACCGTTCCCGTCTCCGCGATCGGACAGTTGCGGGAGGGGCAGTCGCTGATTCTAGGGACGCTTCCCGAGTCCTCGCAGGAGGCCGCCGACCGCGGTCTCTTTGTAACGTCGCCAAGCGGTGGCATCGTGGTCAACTCGATCAACAAGGTCATTCTCGAGCTCGAGCCCGAAGAGGTCTCGGCGCTACCCGCCGACGCCCGCGTCGTGGTCACGGAGGACGCCGATGGCACGAGCGTGTCCGTCCCCGGCACGAGCTACAGCGAGGAGACGAGCGAGGACCTCCGTCCCCAGGTCACGGGCATCTACACGGAGCTAGCGGGGGGTGAGCAATCGCTTATCGACGCCGGGCTGAGCGCCCAGGTGCAGATCAACTCCCGCTTCACCTCGAGCCCCTCCGCGATCAAGCTCGCCGTGATGATCCTCGGCGCGCTGTCGGCCCTCGTGGCGCTCTACAGCCTGTACCGGCTGGACGGCCCGGCCGAGCGCCGCCGCCTGCACTTCCGCGGTTTCAAACCCCTCGACGGCGTTGTGCTGGGCGTGCTCGGGTTCTGGCACGTCTTCGGCGCCAACACCTCCGATGACGGTTTCTTGCTCACCATGGCGCGGGTGGCCAACAACTCGGACTACATGGCCAACTACTACCGGTGGTACGGGGTGCCCGAGTCACCGTTCGGCTCCCCGTTCTACGACCTGTTGTCGCTGCTGGCGCGCGTCTCCACCGCCTCGATGTGGATGCGCCTACCCACGCTGCTCGCGGGCGTGGCCATCTGGTGGATCCTCTCCCGCCAGATCCTCCCGCGCCTCGGCGAGGCGATCGCTCAACGCCGCGTCGCGTACTGGACCGCCGCCTTCGTGTTTCTTGCCTTCTGGCTGCCCTATAACAACGGCACCCGGCCCGAGCCCATCATCGCGCTCGGACTGATCGGCACCTGGGCCTGTTTCGAGCGCGCCATCGCCTCTCAGCGTCTCTTCCCCGCCGCGGCCGGCACCCTCCTCGCCGCGTTCACCCTTGCGTGCGGCCCTACGGGTCTGACGGCCGTGGGCGTGTTCCTGATCAGCCTGCCCGCGCTTTTCACCATCATGCGGTCGCGGCCCGAGGGCCCCCTGACCTACATCGCGCCCTTCCTCGGTGTGGGCACTGCCGTAATGATCCCGGTCTTCCACGACCAGACGCTGGCCGCCGTTTTGGAGGCTACGTCCGTGCGCGCCGAGGTCGGCCCCGCGCTGAAGTGGTTTGAGGAGTGGACCCGCTACTCCACCCTCTTCGAGCAGACGGTGGACGGGTCGATGGCTCGCCGCTTCCCGATGTTCGTCTTCATCTTCAGCGTCGCCCTCATTCTCTGGGCGCTGACCCGCTACGGCAAGGTGCCCGGCACCTCCTCCGCCCCGGTCCGGCGCCTTGTGGCCATCGTCGCGCTGTCAGCTTTCTTCTTCATGTTCACTCCGACAAAGTGGACCCACCACTTCGGCGTGTTCGCGGGCATCGGCGGCGCGGCCGCGGCGGTGGCCGCGGTTGTGCTCAGCAGGATCGCCATGCGCTCGGCGCGCAACCGCTGGCTGGCCATCGCCTCCGTCATGTTCATCCTCACCTTGACCCTGGCGGGATGGAACGGGTGGTGGTACGTCTCCAGCTTCGGCGTGCCCTGGTGGGATATCACCGTCCAGTATCACGGCCACGAAGCGAACACCCTCATGCTCGCGCTGACGCTACTGGCCCTGCTGTTCGCGCTTCTCCAAGGCACCCGCCCGAGCGACGGCCGGTGGTCGGGAGTGATGGCCGCGCCCCTCGCGATCGTGGCGGTGCTCATGGTCGCCTTCTCGTGCCTCACCTTCCTGAAGGCGTTTATCTCGCAGGCACCCGCCTACTCGGTGTCCATGGGTAACGTCCGCACGTTCGCCGGTAACTCCTGCGCGCTGGGTGCCGACGTCTTGCTGGAGACGAACACAAACGACTCCTTCCTCACTCCGATCGGCGTCGCCTTGGGCGATTCGCTCGACTCCGGTTCCAACCGCGGTTTCGACCCGCAGGGAGTCCCCGGGACCATCATCGCGGAAAAGGGCAACACCACCACTACCGACGCCCGCTCGTCCACCGACAGCACTAGCAGCACCGGCAGCACCGGCAGCACCGATAGCAACAACAGCAGCAATAACACCGTGAAGGACGACTCGACCAACCCGCAGACCGAGCAGGAGCAGTCGACCACCCGCACCGAGACGCAGGGCAACCGCTCGCCCGAGCTGGTCGGGCCCAACGGCTCCATCGTGAGGCTTCCTTTCAACCTCGATTACGCCCGCGTGCCGGTGCTGGGCACCTACGCGGAGAACCCCGCGAACGGCTCCGAGCTCGAGACATCCTGGTACGAGCTGCCGCAACGCAGCGAGGACGCCCCGCTGCTGGTCGCCTCCGTCGCCGGCCGCATCGCGCACCATGACATCGATGGCGTCGAAAAGGGCGGGACGACCCTCAAGCTCGAGTACGGCACGCGTGCCGACGACGGCAGCGTCACCGTCCTCGGCGAGGCGGAAATGCTCGACCAGGGCCCGACCCCGTCGTGGCGCAATGTGCGCCTGCCGCTGGAGGACCTGCCCGCCGAGGCCAATGTGGTGCGCCTCGTCGGCGAGGACTCGTCGCTCGATGTCGACGACTGGCTGGCCGTCACGCCGCCGCGCGTGCCCACTCTCGCCCCGCTGAACAGCGTGATCAGCTCGGACACGCCGGGTTTGCTGGACTGGACGGTGGCTTTCCAGTACCCCTGCCAGCGCACGTTCAACCACTACGCTGGCGTGGCCGAAATCCCGCAGTTCCGCATCATGCCGGACGCCCCCGGCAAGAAGCAGCTGTCGGGCTTCATGGACTTCCTGGGCGGCGGCGCTCTTTCTACCGCCGAGGCGGTGAACTACTCCTACGAGATCCCGGGGTACCTCAAGAACGACTGGCAGCGCGACTGGGGCTCGATTGCGAAGTACGAGCTGCGCACCAACTCCGTCGGCGAAGCCCCCGCCCTAGCCACCGTCGATCACGAAACGGTTTCTCGCTCCGGCCTGTGGAGTCCCGGGCACATGAAAGTCCGCCCCGTCGGGGAAGACATAGATAACTAG
- a CDS encoding arabinofuranosyltransferase — protein sequence MRFLSRVATAPLAGGLLTLLCWRVLHALTLPAANTSTVLWALSTACTLLVLGAAAGALWWRRGWVSEAVLTLAPAGLIVTTLGIPLAVTKLYLDGVQVDQSFRTQFLSRMTQSLGNHDMNFADLPSFYPVGWFWLGGRLANLLGLAGWEAFQPWALVSLAAAASALVPVWQRITGSLPTAAVIAFATTAVILAEAPYEPYAAIVAMFAPAAAAVAFRAASGSWPATAALAVYLGVSATFYTLFTALSALTVIVASLIVFFSAGRKLTPLVHLVAAGAGAALIALLSWGPYLLERAFGGYDARSTANHYLPDDGTVFPLPFHSVPIALLALVGVAYLIRRSHTAAARGLTVALAVCFVWCFASMVTPLLGTSLLGFRVAIVVDLLFVTAGVLGLREVGSWRGWLASTAAIAAAVGVFAYAQDIPRASEDPIKQAYSATDGNGERADRQDPDDEQYYPAIVDYLQRRGYEPGQAVVSTDEVHFLSYNPYYGFNGMTSHYSNPLAEFSQRSDLISAWGETSYDDPGALTDEVDSAPWRAPDAFIFRAEEDDEGAETWQTHVSYDIFPNLPNVKYVAVDFNPAAFDTSEWDHDKIGPFVVVARK from the coding sequence ATGCGATTTCTCAGCCGTGTGGCTACCGCTCCCCTCGCGGGTGGCCTCCTGACTCTTCTTTGTTGGCGGGTCCTGCACGCACTGACGCTGCCTGCGGCCAACACGTCGACGGTCCTGTGGGCGTTATCCACGGCCTGCACGCTGCTCGTCCTCGGTGCTGCGGCCGGTGCCCTATGGTGGCGGCGCGGCTGGGTTTCGGAGGCCGTTCTCACCCTCGCCCCAGCCGGGCTGATCGTCACAACCCTGGGTATTCCGCTCGCGGTGACGAAGCTCTACCTCGACGGCGTCCAGGTAGACCAGAGCTTCCGCACCCAGTTCCTCTCGCGGATGACGCAGTCCCTGGGCAACCACGACATGAACTTCGCCGACCTCCCCAGCTTCTACCCGGTCGGGTGGTTCTGGCTGGGGGGCCGGCTGGCCAACCTGCTGGGGCTCGCCGGGTGGGAGGCCTTCCAGCCGTGGGCGCTGGTTTCGCTGGCCGCGGCCGCCTCGGCGCTGGTCCCGGTGTGGCAGAGGATCACGGGGTCGCTGCCGACTGCGGCCGTCATCGCCTTCGCCACGACCGCGGTCATCCTTGCCGAGGCACCCTACGAGCCCTACGCCGCCATCGTGGCTATGTTCGCCCCCGCCGCCGCAGCGGTCGCGTTCCGCGCCGCGTCTGGGTCGTGGCCCGCGACGGCCGCGCTGGCGGTTTACCTCGGCGTTTCCGCCACCTTCTACACGCTCTTTACGGCGCTGTCCGCCCTGACGGTCATCGTCGCGTCGCTCATCGTGTTCTTCAGCGCGGGGCGGAAACTCACCCCCCTCGTGCACCTCGTTGCAGCCGGTGCCGGCGCGGCCCTCATCGCCCTGTTGTCCTGGGGCCCGTACCTCCTCGAGCGCGCCTTCGGCGGGTACGACGCGCGCAGCACCGCAAACCACTACCTGCCCGACGACGGCACCGTCTTCCCCCTCCCCTTCCACTCCGTGCCCATCGCGTTGCTGGCGCTCGTCGGGGTGGCCTACCTCATCCGGCGTTCCCACACTGCGGCCGCGCGCGGACTCACCGTGGCCCTCGCTGTGTGCTTTGTGTGGTGCTTCGCGTCGATGGTGACGCCGCTACTGGGCACCTCCTTGCTCGGCTTCCGCGTCGCCATCGTCGTTGATCTGCTCTTTGTCACCGCTGGGGTGCTCGGCCTGCGCGAGGTGGGCTCGTGGCGCGGGTGGCTGGCCAGCACCGCGGCCATCGCCGCAGCTGTCGGGGTGTTCGCCTACGCGCAGGACATTCCCCGGGCCAGCGAAGACCCCATTAAGCAGGCATACTCCGCCACCGACGGAAACGGCGAACGCGCCGACAGGCAGGACCCGGACGACGAGCAGTACTACCCCGCAATCGTCGACTACCTCCAAAGACGCGGGTACGAACCGGGGCAGGCCGTCGTCAGCACGGACGAGGTGCACTTCCTCTCGTACAACCCCTACTACGGGTTCAACGGCATGACCAGCCACTACTCCAACCCGCTCGCCGAGTTTTCCCAGCGCTCCGACCTGATCAGCGCGTGGGGTGAGACGTCCTACGACGACCCCGGTGCGCTGACGGACGAGGTCGACAGCGCGCCGTGGCGTGCGCCGGACGCCTTCATCTTCCGCGCCGAGGAGGACGACGAGGGTGCCGAGACGTGGCAGACCCACGTGTCCTACGACATCTTCCCCAACCTGCCCAACGTGAAATACGTGGCGGTCGATTTCAACCCGGCTGCTTTTGACACGAGCGAATGGGACCATGACAAGATCGGTCCGTTCGTTGTCGTGGCCAGAAAGTAA
- a CDS encoding decaprenylphospho-beta-D-erythro-pentofuranosid-2-ulose 2-reductase, which produces MLNAVGQAQHILLLGGTSEIGLAIVDELARRGGKPTVTLAARQDSPRLDAAVDAVTRAGAGEVRTIDFQATDFASHPETIRQAFEGGDVDVAIVAFGTLGDQEQLWQDQAAAVSSVQVNYTAFVSVGVLLGQAMKAQGHGSIIALSSVAGQKVRRSNFVYGSAKAGVDGFYLQLGEALRDSGVRVTVVRPGQVRTKMTEGLDEAPLTVDKEEVARAAVDASLGGERSVFVHKLFGPISFVLQHIPASIMRKLNF; this is translated from the coding sequence ATGCTCAATGCAGTAGGACAAGCCCAGCACATTCTGCTTCTCGGCGGCACCTCCGAGATCGGCCTCGCCATTGTCGACGAGCTCGCCCGCCGCGGCGGCAAGCCCACCGTCACCCTCGCAGCCCGCCAGGACTCGCCGCGTCTCGACGCCGCCGTCGACGCCGTCACCCGCGCGGGGGCGGGTGAGGTGCGCACCATTGACTTCCAGGCCACCGACTTCGCCTCCCACCCCGAAACCATCAGGCAGGCCTTCGAGGGTGGCGACGTCGACGTCGCCATCGTGGCCTTCGGCACCCTGGGTGACCAGGAGCAGCTGTGGCAGGACCAGGCCGCCGCCGTCAGCTCCGTCCAGGTCAACTACACCGCGTTCGTGTCTGTGGGCGTGCTGCTTGGCCAGGCGATGAAGGCGCAGGGCCACGGCAGCATCATCGCGCTGAGCTCCGTTGCGGGCCAGAAGGTGCGCCGCTCGAACTTCGTGTACGGCTCGGCGAAAGCTGGTGTGGACGGTTTTTACCTCCAGCTCGGTGAGGCGCTGCGCGACTCCGGTGTCCGGGTGACCGTTGTGCGCCCGGGCCAGGTGCGGACCAAGATGACGGAGGGTCTCGACGAGGCGCCGTTGACCGTCGATAAGGAAGAAGTGGCACGCGCCGCCGTCGATGCCTCGCTGGGCGGGGAACGCTCGGTGTTCGTGCACAAGCTGTTTGGGCCGATCTCCTTCGTGCTCCAGCACATCCCCGCGTCGATTATGCGCAAGCTCAACTTCTAG
- a CDS encoding FAD-binding oxidoreductase, which produces MELHTTVESLHGWGRTAKSTAHVLSTPDVSVIQQAVAQVAADNESLPEHRRRGVIARGMGRSYGDPAQNGGGLVVDMRALNQIHSIDPQSAIVDVDAGVTLDQLMKAALPYGLWVPVLPGTRQVTIGGAIGPDIHGKNHHTAGSFGDHVVSLELLVADGRVLHLTPEGGADDPDGTLFWATVGGMGLTGIILRARIRMTKTETAYFIADTDRTNTLDETIAAHSDGSEVNYEYSSAWFDAISAPPKTGRSTISRGSLATLAQLEEFAPKLAKEPLRFNAPQLMTVPDIFPSWTMNKFSLMAIGEAYYLMGAPARNQIKNLTQFYQPLDLIGEWNRGYGSAGFLQYQFVVPTDAVEPFKDIIYQIQASGHYTALNVFKLFGEGNKAPLSYPMKGWNVCVDFPIRPGLNEFLDRLDDQVMEFGGRLYLAKESRTSAEKFHAMYPGLAGWLETRRSIDPTGVFASDMSRRLELN; this is translated from the coding sequence ATGGAACTACACACCACAGTTGAATCCCTTCACGGGTGGGGCCGCACCGCCAAGTCGACGGCGCACGTCTTGTCCACCCCGGATGTGTCCGTCATCCAGCAGGCGGTGGCGCAGGTCGCCGCCGACAACGAGTCCCTGCCCGAGCACCGCCGCCGCGGCGTCATCGCGCGCGGCATGGGCCGCTCCTACGGTGACCCCGCCCAAAATGGCGGCGGCCTCGTCGTGGACATGCGCGCCCTGAACCAGATCCACTCCATCGACCCGCAGAGCGCGATTGTCGACGTCGACGCGGGCGTGACCCTCGACCAGCTGATGAAGGCCGCCCTCCCCTACGGGCTGTGGGTACCCGTCCTGCCTGGCACCCGCCAGGTGACGATCGGCGGCGCCATCGGCCCCGACATTCACGGCAAGAATCACCACACCGCCGGCTCCTTCGGCGACCACGTGGTGTCGCTGGAGCTGCTCGTTGCTGACGGCCGCGTCCTCCACCTCACCCCGGAGGGTGGCGCGGACGACCCCGACGGCACCCTGTTCTGGGCCACCGTCGGCGGCATGGGCCTGACCGGCATCATCCTGCGCGCCCGGATCCGGATGACCAAGACCGAGACGGCCTACTTCATCGCGGACACCGACCGCACCAATACTCTTGACGAGACCATCGCCGCCCACTCCGACGGCTCCGAAGTCAACTACGAGTACTCCTCCGCCTGGTTCGACGCGATCTCCGCTCCGCCGAAGACCGGCCGCTCCACCATTTCCCGCGGCTCGCTAGCCACGCTGGCCCAGCTCGAAGAGTTCGCTCCGAAGCTGGCCAAAGAACCCCTGAGGTTCAACGCCCCCCAGCTGATGACGGTGCCAGACATCTTCCCGTCCTGGACCATGAACAAGTTCTCTCTCATGGCGATCGGCGAGGCCTACTACCTGATGGGCGCCCCGGCGCGTAACCAGATAAAGAATCTGACGCAGTTCTATCAGCCCCTCGACCTGATTGGTGAGTGGAACCGCGGTTACGGCTCGGCAGGCTTCCTGCAGTACCAGTTCGTTGTCCCGACCGACGCGGTCGAGCCGTTCAAGGACATCATCTACCAAATCCAGGCGTCGGGGCACTACACCGCTCTGAACGTGTTCAAGCTGTTCGGTGAGGGCAACAAGGCCCCCCTCTCCTACCCGATGAAGGGCTGGAACGTCTGCGTAGACTTCCCCATCCGACCGGGCCTCAACGAGTTCCTCGATCGCCTGGACGACCAGGTGATGGAGTTTGGCGGCCGCCTCTACCTGGCCAAGGAGTCCCGCACGTCGGCTGAGAAGTTCCACGCCATGTACCCGGGCCTGGCCGGCTGGCTCGAGACGCGCCGCAGCATCGACCCGACCGGTGTGTTCGCCTCCGACATGTCCCGCCGACTCGAACTCAACTAA